A DNA window from Ctenopharyngodon idella isolate HZGC_01 chromosome 10, HZGC01, whole genome shotgun sequence contains the following coding sequences:
- the shoc2 gene encoding leucine-rich repeat protein SHOC-2, with product MSSTLGKDKDSKEREPKAEGKSKTKGKDAKDGKKDTSGASPAVAFTLDSTIKRPNPPPSTRKKSSNAEVIKELNKCREENSMRLDLSKRSIHLLPSSIKELTQLTELYLYSNKLQSLPPELGCLSGLVTLALSENSLTSLPDSLDNLKKLRMLDLRHNKLREIPAVVYRVTSLTTLYLRFNRITTVEKDIKNLSKLTMLSIRENKIKQLPAEIGELCNLITLDVAHNQLEHLPKEIGNCTQITNLDLQHNELLDLPETIGNLSSINRLGLRYNRLSAIPRSLAKCRELEELNLENNNISVLPEGLLSSLVNLTSLTLARNCFQSYPVGGPSQFSTIYSLNMEHNRINKIPFGIFSRAKVLSKLNMKDNQLTSLPLDFGTWTSMVELNLATNQLTKIPEDICGLVSLEVLILSNNLLKKLPHGIGNLRKLRELDLEENKLESLPNEIAYLKDLQKLVLTNNQLTTLPRGIGHLTNLTYLGLGENLLQHLPEEIGTLENLEDLYLNDNPNLHSLPFELALCSKLSIMSIENCPLSHLPPQIVAGGPSFIIQFLKMQGPYRAMV from the exons ATGAGCAGTACTCTGGGCAAAGATAAAGACTCTAAGGAGAGGGAACCCAAAGCTGAAGGGAAATCCAAAACCAAAGGGAAAGATGCCAAAGACGGGAAGAAAGACACGAGCGGCGCTTCGCCCGCAGTGGCCTTCACGTTGGACAGCACGATAAAGCGGCCCAACCCGCCGCCCAGCACGCGCAAAAAATCCAGCAACGCTGAGGTTATCAAGGAGTTGAACAAGTGCCGTGAGGAGAACTCAATGCGCCTGGACTTGTCCAAGAGATCCATCCATCTCTTGCCCTCTTCCATTAAGGAGTTGACACAGCTGACCGAGCTCTACCTGTACAGCAACAAGCTGCAAAGTCTGCCGCCCGAGTTGGGATGCCTGTCGGGACTGGTGACGCTGGCGCTCAGCGAGAACTCTCTCACCAGCCTGCCCGACTCCCTGGACAACCTGAAGAAGTTGCGTATGCTCGACCTGCGGCATAACAAGCTGCGGGAGATCCCCGCTGTGGTGTACCGCGTCACCTCCCTCACCACGCTCTACCTGCGCTTTAATCGGATCACCACCGTGGAGAAGGACATCAAGAATCTGTCCAAACTCACCATGCTCAGCATCCGAGAGAACAAGATTAAACAGCTGCCCGCAGAGATCG GTGAGCTCTGTAACTTAATTACGCTGGATGTAGCCCACAACCAGTTGGAGCACCTTCCTAAAGAGATCGGCAATTGCACTCAGATCACCAACCTTGACCTGCAGCACAATGAACTTCTTGACCTACCTGAGACTATAG GTAATTTGTCGAGTATAAACCGTCTGGGTCTGAGATACAATCGCTTATCAGCGATCCCTCGATCTTTAGCAAAGTGCCGAGAGCTGGAAGAGCTCAACCTTGAAAACAACAACATCTCAGTGTTACCAGAG GGGCTTCTGTCCAGTCTGGTGAACCTGACGAGTCTGACGCTGGCACGGAACTGTTTCCAGTCTTATCCAGTGGGCGGCCCATcccagttttccaccatctacTCACTCAATATGGAGCACAACCGTATCAACAAGATCCCCTTCGGTATCTTCTCCCGAGCCAAAGTGCTCAGCAAGCTCAATATGAAG GACAACCAGTTAACATCTCTTCCGCTGGATTTTGGGACGTGGACCAGTATGGTGGAGCTGAATCTGGCAACAAACCAGCTTACCAAGATTCCGGAGGATATCTGTGGACTTGTGTCTTTAGAG GTCCTCATATTGTCCAACAATCTTTTGAAGAAGTTGCCTCATGGGATTGGGAACTTAAGGAAACTACGAGAGCTTGACCTTGAGGAGAACAAACTGGAGTCCCTCCCGAATGAGATTGCCTACCTTAAGGATCTGCAG AAACTTGTGTTGACCAATAATCAGCTGACCACTTTGCCGAGAGGAATCGGTCACCTGACCAACCTGACATACCTGGGCTTGGGAGAGAATCTACTGCAGCACCTACCTGAGGAGATCG GCACACTGGAGAACCTCGAGGACCTGTACCTGAACGACAACCCTAACCTGCACAGTCTGCCGTTCGAGCTGGCCCTGTGCAGTAAGCTGTCCATCATGAGCATAGAGAACTGCCCCCTCAGCCACCTTCCACCGCAGATTGTCGCCGGAGGCCCTTCGTTCATCATCCAGTTCCTCAAGATGCAGGGTCCCTACCGTGCCATGGTCTGA
- the bbip1 gene encoding BBSome-interacting protein 1, whose product MPEVKSMFREVLPKQGQLSMEDVPIMVLCKPKLLPLKSVTLEKLEKMQQEAQELIKQQELALKDQQQSEKAE is encoded by the exons ATGCCTGAAGTGAAGTCAATGTTTAGAGAGGTTTTGCCTAAACAAG GTCAGCTTTCCATGGAGGACGTGCCCATCATGGTCCTATGCAAACCCAAACTCCTCCCTCTGAAGTCGGTGACGCTGGAGAAACTGGAGAAGATGCAGCAAGAAGCTCAGGAGCTCATTAAACAACAAGAATTGGCTTTAAAGGATCAACAACAGTCTGAAAAAGCAGAGTAG